Proteins from one Coffea arabica cultivar ET-39 chromosome 8c, Coffea Arabica ET-39 HiFi, whole genome shotgun sequence genomic window:
- the LOC113707415 gene encoding homeobox-leucine zipper protein HDG5-like isoform X3, with protein MFGDCQILSSMGGNGVPSDSYYPSSIQNPSFSFMTNLPFNIFPPALIPKEENGMSRSKEEILESGSGSEHVEGGVSGNEQEAEQQQPTKKKRYHRHTARQIQEMEALFKECPHPDDKQRLKLSQDLGLKPRQVKFWFQNRRTQMKAQQDRADNVILRAENESLKNENYRLQAALRNVVCPNCGGPAVLGEMGFDEQAVRLENARLKEEYDRVCALLSQYGGRAIPEIGTSSLLAPSLDLDINMLPRKFEEPIGDCPGMLSMPFIPENPNFSGGVLILDEEKSIAMELAISSVEELMKMCQACEPLWLRTSDGSKEVLNVDEYRRLFQWGVDLKQNPTQVRTEATRHNAVVIMNSITLVDAFLDANKWMELFPSIVSRAKTLQVVTSGVSGHASGSLQLMYAELQVPSPLVPTRESHFLRYCHQNAEGGTWAIVDFPLDNFNNSYPTIPYYKRRPSGCIIQDMPNGYSRVTWVEHVEIDSTPLNQTINHLVSSGNVFGAKRWLSVLQRQCERIASLMARNISDLGVIPSPEARKNVMYLSQRMIRTFCMNISNACGQSWTALSDSAEDTVRIATRKVSGPGEPNGLILTAVSTTWLPYPHYQVFDLLRDERRRSQLDVLSNGNALQEVAHIANGSHPGNCVSLLRINVASNSSQKVELMLQESCTDDSGSLIVYTTVDVDSIQLAMNGEDPECIPLLPVGFVIHPLENGSSSHDGSSLDNDQTSENGNNLPADLSGCLLTVGLQVLASTIPTAKLNLSSVTAINQHICNTVQQISAALGNHGSNIGTTSSNDNDNIIIASLGEPSAPAPPVQPDQVSTP; from the exons ATGTTTGGAGATTGCCAGATTCTGTCATCCATGGGAGGGAATGGTGTTCCTTCAGATTCCTATTATCCCTCCTCCATCCAGAACCCTAGCTTCAGCTTCATGACTAACCTCCCTTTCAACATTTTCCCTCCAGCCCTTATTCCC AAGGAGGAAAACGGGATGTCAAGAAGCAAGGAGGAGATCTTGGAAAGTGGTTCTGGAAGTGAACATGTCGAAGGAGGAGTATCCGGGAACGAGCAAGAAGCCGAACAACAGCAGCCCACAAAGAAAAAACGCTACCATAGGCATACTGCTCGCCAGATCCAAGAAATGGAGgc GTTGTTTAAGGAGTGCCCACATCCAGACGACAAGCAAAGGCTGAAACTTAGCCAAGATTTAGGCCTGAAACCGCGTCAGGTCAAGTTCTGGTTCCAAAACCGTCGAACCCAGATGAAG GCACAACAAGACCGGGCAGATAATGTTATACTTAGAGCTGAGAATGAGAGCTTGAAGAATGAGAACTATAGGTTGCAAGCTGCCCTTAGGAACGTCGTTTGCCCCAATTGTGGTGGTCCGGCGGTGCTTGGCGAGATGGGCTTTGATGAGCAAGCTGTTCGTCTTGAAAATGCGAGGCTCAAGGAAGAG TATGATCGTGTCTGCGCCTTGCTTTCGCAGTACGGTGGGAGGGCAATCCCAGAAATCGGGACAAGTTCCCTTTTGGCTCCTTCCTTGGATTTGGACATCAACATGCTTCCAAGGAAGTTTGAAGAGCCAATTGGTGACTGCCCAGGCATGCTATCTATGCCGTTCATTCCAGAAAATCCCAACTTTTCTGGCGGAGTTCTGATTCTAGACGAGGAGAAAAGCATTGCAATGGAGCTGGCTATTTCATCCGTGGAGGAGCTCATGAAGATGTGCCAAGCTTGTGAACCCCTTTGGCTAAGAACCAGCGATGGTTCAAAAGAAGTGCTAAACGTGGACGAGTACAGAAGGTTGTTTCAGTGGGGAGTGGACCTCAAGCAGAATCCAACCCAAGTCAGGACCGAAGCCACCCGCCACAATGCGGTTGTTATTATGAATAGCATCACTCTGGTTGATGCATTTCTTGATGCT aACAAATGGATGGAACTGTTCCCATCAATTGTCTCTAGAGCAAAAACCCTTCAAGTCGTTACCTCTGGGGTTTCTGGTCATGCTAGTGGTTCTCTTCAGCTG ATGTATGCTGAACTGCAAGTCCCATCTCCATTGGTGCCCACCCGAGAGTCTCATTTCTTGCGTTACTGCCACCAGAATGCCGAGGGGGGAACTTGGGCAATTGTGGACTTCCCCCTGGACAATTTCAACAACAGTTACCCTACAATTCCCTACTACAAGAGAAGGCCTTCTGGGTGTATCATCCAAGATATGCCCAATGGATATTCAAGG GTTACGTGGGTGGAGCACGTGGAAATTGATTCAACCCCTCTCAATCAAACAATTAACCATTTGGTCAGCAGCGGCAATGTTTTTGGAGCAAAACGTTGGCTATCTGTTTTGCAACGACAGTGTGAAAGAATTGCTAGCCTAATGGCCCGAAACATCTCTGATCTTGGag TGATACCATCTCCAGAAGCAAGAAAAAATGTGATGTATCTGTCGCAGAGGATGATAAGGACTTTTTGTATGAATATAAGCAATGCATGTGGGCAATCATGGACAGCCCTTTCTGATTCTGCTGAGGACACAGTTAGAATTGCAACCAGGAAAGTCTCAGGACCTGGTGAACCCAATGGCCTCATTCTCACTGCTGTCTCAACCACTTGGTTGCCATATCCGCACTACCAAGTCTTTGATCTCCTCAGGGATGAACGACGCAGATCTCAG CTTGATGTGCTTTCCAATGGGAATGCATTGCAAGAAGTGGCTCATATAGCCAATGGCTCTCATCCTGGAAATTGCGTTTCTCTTCTTCGTATTAAT GTGGCGAGCAACTCATCCCAGAAGGTGGAGCTGATGCTGCAAGAGAGCTGCACCGATGATTCTGGAAGTTTAATTGTGTACACCACAGTCGATGTTGATTCAATTCAGCTAGCAATGAACGGTGAAGACCCTGAATGCATCCCTCTCCTGCCAGTGGGATTCGTCATTCACCCCCTTGAAAATGGCAGCAGCAGCCATGACGGCAGCAGCCTGGACAATGATCAGACTTCTGAAAATGGAAACAATTTGCCTGCTGATCTCTCCGGTTGCTTGCTCACTGTGGGACTCCAAGTCCTAGCCAGCACCATCCCAACTGCAAAGCTCAACCTTTCAAGTGTCACCGCCATCAACCAACACATCTGCAACACAGTCCAGCAAATCAGTGCTGCATTAGGCAACCATGGAAGCAACATTGGCACTACTAGTTCGAATGACAATGACAACATCATCATCGCCTCGTTGGGCGAGCCATCGGCACCTGCACCACCAGTCCAACCTGATCAGGTCTCCACTCCCTAA
- the LOC113707415 gene encoding homeobox-leucine zipper protein HDG5-like isoform X1, producing MFGDCQILSSMGGNGVPSDSYYPSSIQNPSFSFMTNLPFNIFPPALIPKEENGMSRSKEEILESGSGSEHVEGGVSGNEQEAEQQQPTKKKRYHRHTARQIQEMEALFKECPHPDDKQRLKLSQDLGLKPRQVKFWFQNRRTQMKAQQDRADNVILRAENESLKNENYRLQAALRNVVCPNCGGPAVLGEMGFDEQAVRLENARLKEELMQYDRVCALLSQYGGRAIPEIGTSSLLAPSLDLDINMLPRKFEEPIGDCPGMLSMPFIPENPNFSGGVLILDEEKSIAMELAISSVEELMKMCQACEPLWLRTSDGSKEVLNVDEYRRLFQWGVDLKQNPTQVRTEATRHNAVVIMNSITLVDAFLDANKWMELFPSIVSRAKTLQVVTSGVSGHASGSLQLMYAELQVPSPLVPTRESHFLRYCHQNAEGGTWAIVDFPLDNFNNSYPTIPYYKRRPSGCIIQDMPNGYSRVTWVEHVEIDSTPLNQTINHLVSSGNVFGAKRWLSVLQRQCERIASLMARNISDLGVIPSPEARKNVMYLSQRMIRTFCMNISNACGQSWTALSDSAEDTVRIATRKVSGPGEPNGLILTAVSTTWLPYPHYQVFDLLRDERRRSQLDVLSNGNALQEVAHIANGSHPGNCVSLLRINVASNSSQKVELMLQESCTDDSGSLIVYTTVDVDSIQLAMNGEDPECIPLLPVGFVIHPLENGSSSHDGSSLDNDQTSENGNNLPADLSGCLLTVGLQVLASTIPTAKLNLSSVTAINQHICNTVQQISAALGNHGSNIGTTSSNDNDNIIIASLGEPSAPAPPVQPDQVSTP from the exons ATGTTTGGAGATTGCCAGATTCTGTCATCCATGGGAGGGAATGGTGTTCCTTCAGATTCCTATTATCCCTCCTCCATCCAGAACCCTAGCTTCAGCTTCATGACTAACCTCCCTTTCAACATTTTCCCTCCAGCCCTTATTCCC AAGGAGGAAAACGGGATGTCAAGAAGCAAGGAGGAGATCTTGGAAAGTGGTTCTGGAAGTGAACATGTCGAAGGAGGAGTATCCGGGAACGAGCAAGAAGCCGAACAACAGCAGCCCACAAAGAAAAAACGCTACCATAGGCATACTGCTCGCCAGATCCAAGAAATGGAGgc GTTGTTTAAGGAGTGCCCACATCCAGACGACAAGCAAAGGCTGAAACTTAGCCAAGATTTAGGCCTGAAACCGCGTCAGGTCAAGTTCTGGTTCCAAAACCGTCGAACCCAGATGAAG GCACAACAAGACCGGGCAGATAATGTTATACTTAGAGCTGAGAATGAGAGCTTGAAGAATGAGAACTATAGGTTGCAAGCTGCCCTTAGGAACGTCGTTTGCCCCAATTGTGGTGGTCCGGCGGTGCTTGGCGAGATGGGCTTTGATGAGCAAGCTGTTCGTCTTGAAAATGCGAGGCTCAAGGAAGAG TTAATGCAGTATGATCGTGTCTGCGCCTTGCTTTCGCAGTACGGTGGGAGGGCAATCCCAGAAATCGGGACAAGTTCCCTTTTGGCTCCTTCCTTGGATTTGGACATCAACATGCTTCCAAGGAAGTTTGAAGAGCCAATTGGTGACTGCCCAGGCATGCTATCTATGCCGTTCATTCCAGAAAATCCCAACTTTTCTGGCGGAGTTCTGATTCTAGACGAGGAGAAAAGCATTGCAATGGAGCTGGCTATTTCATCCGTGGAGGAGCTCATGAAGATGTGCCAAGCTTGTGAACCCCTTTGGCTAAGAACCAGCGATGGTTCAAAAGAAGTGCTAAACGTGGACGAGTACAGAAGGTTGTTTCAGTGGGGAGTGGACCTCAAGCAGAATCCAACCCAAGTCAGGACCGAAGCCACCCGCCACAATGCGGTTGTTATTATGAATAGCATCACTCTGGTTGATGCATTTCTTGATGCT aACAAATGGATGGAACTGTTCCCATCAATTGTCTCTAGAGCAAAAACCCTTCAAGTCGTTACCTCTGGGGTTTCTGGTCATGCTAGTGGTTCTCTTCAGCTG ATGTATGCTGAACTGCAAGTCCCATCTCCATTGGTGCCCACCCGAGAGTCTCATTTCTTGCGTTACTGCCACCAGAATGCCGAGGGGGGAACTTGGGCAATTGTGGACTTCCCCCTGGACAATTTCAACAACAGTTACCCTACAATTCCCTACTACAAGAGAAGGCCTTCTGGGTGTATCATCCAAGATATGCCCAATGGATATTCAAGG GTTACGTGGGTGGAGCACGTGGAAATTGATTCAACCCCTCTCAATCAAACAATTAACCATTTGGTCAGCAGCGGCAATGTTTTTGGAGCAAAACGTTGGCTATCTGTTTTGCAACGACAGTGTGAAAGAATTGCTAGCCTAATGGCCCGAAACATCTCTGATCTTGGag TGATACCATCTCCAGAAGCAAGAAAAAATGTGATGTATCTGTCGCAGAGGATGATAAGGACTTTTTGTATGAATATAAGCAATGCATGTGGGCAATCATGGACAGCCCTTTCTGATTCTGCTGAGGACACAGTTAGAATTGCAACCAGGAAAGTCTCAGGACCTGGTGAACCCAATGGCCTCATTCTCACTGCTGTCTCAACCACTTGGTTGCCATATCCGCACTACCAAGTCTTTGATCTCCTCAGGGATGAACGACGCAGATCTCAG CTTGATGTGCTTTCCAATGGGAATGCATTGCAAGAAGTGGCTCATATAGCCAATGGCTCTCATCCTGGAAATTGCGTTTCTCTTCTTCGTATTAAT GTGGCGAGCAACTCATCCCAGAAGGTGGAGCTGATGCTGCAAGAGAGCTGCACCGATGATTCTGGAAGTTTAATTGTGTACACCACAGTCGATGTTGATTCAATTCAGCTAGCAATGAACGGTGAAGACCCTGAATGCATCCCTCTCCTGCCAGTGGGATTCGTCATTCACCCCCTTGAAAATGGCAGCAGCAGCCATGACGGCAGCAGCCTGGACAATGATCAGACTTCTGAAAATGGAAACAATTTGCCTGCTGATCTCTCCGGTTGCTTGCTCACTGTGGGACTCCAAGTCCTAGCCAGCACCATCCCAACTGCAAAGCTCAACCTTTCAAGTGTCACCGCCATCAACCAACACATCTGCAACACAGTCCAGCAAATCAGTGCTGCATTAGGCAACCATGGAAGCAACATTGGCACTACTAGTTCGAATGACAATGACAACATCATCATCGCCTCGTTGGGCGAGCCATCGGCACCTGCACCACCAGTCCAACCTGATCAGGTCTCCACTCCCTAA
- the LOC113707415 gene encoding homeobox-leucine zipper protein HDG5-like isoform X2: MFGDCQILSSMGGNGVPSDSYYPSSIQNPSFSFMTNLPFNIFPPALIPEENGMSRSKEEILESGSGSEHVEGGVSGNEQEAEQQQPTKKKRYHRHTARQIQEMEALFKECPHPDDKQRLKLSQDLGLKPRQVKFWFQNRRTQMKAQQDRADNVILRAENESLKNENYRLQAALRNVVCPNCGGPAVLGEMGFDEQAVRLENARLKEELMQYDRVCALLSQYGGRAIPEIGTSSLLAPSLDLDINMLPRKFEEPIGDCPGMLSMPFIPENPNFSGGVLILDEEKSIAMELAISSVEELMKMCQACEPLWLRTSDGSKEVLNVDEYRRLFQWGVDLKQNPTQVRTEATRHNAVVIMNSITLVDAFLDANKWMELFPSIVSRAKTLQVVTSGVSGHASGSLQLMYAELQVPSPLVPTRESHFLRYCHQNAEGGTWAIVDFPLDNFNNSYPTIPYYKRRPSGCIIQDMPNGYSRVTWVEHVEIDSTPLNQTINHLVSSGNVFGAKRWLSVLQRQCERIASLMARNISDLGVIPSPEARKNVMYLSQRMIRTFCMNISNACGQSWTALSDSAEDTVRIATRKVSGPGEPNGLILTAVSTTWLPYPHYQVFDLLRDERRRSQLDVLSNGNALQEVAHIANGSHPGNCVSLLRINVASNSSQKVELMLQESCTDDSGSLIVYTTVDVDSIQLAMNGEDPECIPLLPVGFVIHPLENGSSSHDGSSLDNDQTSENGNNLPADLSGCLLTVGLQVLASTIPTAKLNLSSVTAINQHICNTVQQISAALGNHGSNIGTTSSNDNDNIIIASLGEPSAPAPPVQPDQVSTP; the protein is encoded by the exons ATGTTTGGAGATTGCCAGATTCTGTCATCCATGGGAGGGAATGGTGTTCCTTCAGATTCCTATTATCCCTCCTCCATCCAGAACCCTAGCTTCAGCTTCATGACTAACCTCCCTTTCAACATTTTCCCTCCAGCCCTTATTCCC GAGGAAAACGGGATGTCAAGAAGCAAGGAGGAGATCTTGGAAAGTGGTTCTGGAAGTGAACATGTCGAAGGAGGAGTATCCGGGAACGAGCAAGAAGCCGAACAACAGCAGCCCACAAAGAAAAAACGCTACCATAGGCATACTGCTCGCCAGATCCAAGAAATGGAGgc GTTGTTTAAGGAGTGCCCACATCCAGACGACAAGCAAAGGCTGAAACTTAGCCAAGATTTAGGCCTGAAACCGCGTCAGGTCAAGTTCTGGTTCCAAAACCGTCGAACCCAGATGAAG GCACAACAAGACCGGGCAGATAATGTTATACTTAGAGCTGAGAATGAGAGCTTGAAGAATGAGAACTATAGGTTGCAAGCTGCCCTTAGGAACGTCGTTTGCCCCAATTGTGGTGGTCCGGCGGTGCTTGGCGAGATGGGCTTTGATGAGCAAGCTGTTCGTCTTGAAAATGCGAGGCTCAAGGAAGAG TTAATGCAGTATGATCGTGTCTGCGCCTTGCTTTCGCAGTACGGTGGGAGGGCAATCCCAGAAATCGGGACAAGTTCCCTTTTGGCTCCTTCCTTGGATTTGGACATCAACATGCTTCCAAGGAAGTTTGAAGAGCCAATTGGTGACTGCCCAGGCATGCTATCTATGCCGTTCATTCCAGAAAATCCCAACTTTTCTGGCGGAGTTCTGATTCTAGACGAGGAGAAAAGCATTGCAATGGAGCTGGCTATTTCATCCGTGGAGGAGCTCATGAAGATGTGCCAAGCTTGTGAACCCCTTTGGCTAAGAACCAGCGATGGTTCAAAAGAAGTGCTAAACGTGGACGAGTACAGAAGGTTGTTTCAGTGGGGAGTGGACCTCAAGCAGAATCCAACCCAAGTCAGGACCGAAGCCACCCGCCACAATGCGGTTGTTATTATGAATAGCATCACTCTGGTTGATGCATTTCTTGATGCT aACAAATGGATGGAACTGTTCCCATCAATTGTCTCTAGAGCAAAAACCCTTCAAGTCGTTACCTCTGGGGTTTCTGGTCATGCTAGTGGTTCTCTTCAGCTG ATGTATGCTGAACTGCAAGTCCCATCTCCATTGGTGCCCACCCGAGAGTCTCATTTCTTGCGTTACTGCCACCAGAATGCCGAGGGGGGAACTTGGGCAATTGTGGACTTCCCCCTGGACAATTTCAACAACAGTTACCCTACAATTCCCTACTACAAGAGAAGGCCTTCTGGGTGTATCATCCAAGATATGCCCAATGGATATTCAAGG GTTACGTGGGTGGAGCACGTGGAAATTGATTCAACCCCTCTCAATCAAACAATTAACCATTTGGTCAGCAGCGGCAATGTTTTTGGAGCAAAACGTTGGCTATCTGTTTTGCAACGACAGTGTGAAAGAATTGCTAGCCTAATGGCCCGAAACATCTCTGATCTTGGag TGATACCATCTCCAGAAGCAAGAAAAAATGTGATGTATCTGTCGCAGAGGATGATAAGGACTTTTTGTATGAATATAAGCAATGCATGTGGGCAATCATGGACAGCCCTTTCTGATTCTGCTGAGGACACAGTTAGAATTGCAACCAGGAAAGTCTCAGGACCTGGTGAACCCAATGGCCTCATTCTCACTGCTGTCTCAACCACTTGGTTGCCATATCCGCACTACCAAGTCTTTGATCTCCTCAGGGATGAACGACGCAGATCTCAG CTTGATGTGCTTTCCAATGGGAATGCATTGCAAGAAGTGGCTCATATAGCCAATGGCTCTCATCCTGGAAATTGCGTTTCTCTTCTTCGTATTAAT GTGGCGAGCAACTCATCCCAGAAGGTGGAGCTGATGCTGCAAGAGAGCTGCACCGATGATTCTGGAAGTTTAATTGTGTACACCACAGTCGATGTTGATTCAATTCAGCTAGCAATGAACGGTGAAGACCCTGAATGCATCCCTCTCCTGCCAGTGGGATTCGTCATTCACCCCCTTGAAAATGGCAGCAGCAGCCATGACGGCAGCAGCCTGGACAATGATCAGACTTCTGAAAATGGAAACAATTTGCCTGCTGATCTCTCCGGTTGCTTGCTCACTGTGGGACTCCAAGTCCTAGCCAGCACCATCCCAACTGCAAAGCTCAACCTTTCAAGTGTCACCGCCATCAACCAACACATCTGCAACACAGTCCAGCAAATCAGTGCTGCATTAGGCAACCATGGAAGCAACATTGGCACTACTAGTTCGAATGACAATGACAACATCATCATCGCCTCGTTGGGCGAGCCATCGGCACCTGCACCACCAGTCCAACCTGATCAGGTCTCCACTCCCTAA
- the LOC113707105 gene encoding uncharacterized protein, whose translation MESAQESAIKVMNQDFIKLDKLDGTGTNFNHWKDKLMFFLTALKVAYILNPNLPEIPAPAEGEFEEVTKQRQKREEDEIICRGHILNTLSDSYYDMFQGVRNPREIWDAIEQVYTTQKQGTDKFLIKKYFEFKLADSFSLMDQIHNLQVIVSKLKDYGVEVSESFQVGAIIAKLPPLWNDYQKKLLHTSETLTLSNVLKHLRIEEEARILQKLEVDNAP comes from the coding sequence ATGGAGTCTGCCCAAGAGAGTGCCATCAAAGTCATGAACCAAGATTTCATTAAGTTGGACAAACTTGATGGAACCGGAACCAACTTCAACCATTGGAAGGACAAACTTATGTTCTTCCTCACTGCATTGAAGGTGGCTTACATTCTCAATCcgaatcttccagaaattcctgCTCCTGCGGAGGGTGAGTTTGAGGAAGTGACAAAGCAAAGGCAAAAGCGTGAAGAGGACGAGATCATTTGCCGAGGCCACATTCTCAACACCCTCTCGGATAGTTACTACGATATGTTCCAAGGAGTACGAAATCCAAGGGAAATCTGGGATGCAATTGAGCAAGTGTATACAACCCAAAAGCAAGGTACAGATAAGTTTCTCATTAAGAAATATTTTGAGTTTAAGTTAGCTGATTCCTTTTCTCTTATggaccaaattcataatcttcAAGTGATAGTTTCTAAACTTAAAGATTATGGTGTTGAAGTTTCTGAATCTTTCCAAGTTGGTGCAATAATTGCTAAGTTGCCACCATTATGGAATGATTACCAAAAGAAGTTGCTTCACACTTCTGAAACTTTAACTTTATCTAATGTTTTGAAACATCTTAGAATTGAAGAAGAGGCTAGAATACTTCAAAAACTAGAAGTTGACAATGCTCCTTAA